Proteins encoded by one window of Elaeis guineensis isolate ETL-2024a chromosome 12, EG11, whole genome shotgun sequence:
- the LOC105054934 gene encoding LOW QUALITY PROTEIN: uncharacterized protein (The sequence of the model RefSeq protein was modified relative to this genomic sequence to represent the inferred CDS: inserted 1 base in 1 codon), with the protein MWQEISEHFCQVFPILFASIIVRLAYVFYWTGRPLRASALKRVRTLTVLGSGGHTAEMLSFVNVLHKEKFXYVAAATDNMSLKRLVLWRSYWSSRGSGRKMIEAAQFMRIYRSHEVGQSYITSIWTTLIAIVHALWLTLKIRPQVIICNGPGTCIPLCVSAYLFKVLGLRWSTIFYVESIARVRKLSLSGLLLYKLQLADQFVVQWPQLQKKYPRAHYAGYLM; encoded by the exons ATGTGGCAGGAAATTAGCGAACATTTCTGCCAAGTTTTCCCGATTCTCTTTGCTTCCATTATTGTTCGTTTGGCGTATGTGTTCTATTGGACTGGAAGGCCCCTCAGAGCCTCGGCGTTAAAGAGAGTTAGAACTCTCACTGTTCTTGGCTCAG GAGGCCACACGGCGGAAATGCTTAGCTTTGTGAATGTGCTTCATAAGGAAAAGT ACTATGTTGCAGCTGCGACTGATAACATGAGCCTTAAAAGGCTTGTATTGTGGAGGAGTTATTGGTCCAGCAGGGGAAG TGGGAGAAAAATGATAGAGGCTGCTCAGTTCATGCGGATTTATCGAAGCCATGAAGTGGGTCAGTCCTATATAACCTCCATCTGGACAACTTTAATTGCCATTGTGCATGCACTGTGGCTAACATTAAAAATTAGACCTCAAGTG ATTATCTGCAATGGTCCTGGGACCTGCATCCCTCTCTGTGTTTCTGCATACCTTTTCAAG GTACTTGGCCTCAGATGGTCAACCATCTTTTATGTAGAGAGCATTGCAAGAGTTAGAAAGCTGTCCTTAAGTGGCTTGTTGCTGTACAAGTTACAGCTAGCTGATCAGTTTGTGGTGCAATGGCCCCAGTTgcaaaagaagtatcccagggcaCACTATGCTGGCTATCTCATGTAA